In Gigantopelta aegis isolate Gae_Host chromosome 6, Gae_host_genome, whole genome shotgun sequence, the following are encoded in one genomic region:
- the LOC121374779 gene encoding cell number regulator 9-like, protein MGEWMHGLCGCFDNIGICIVAYFVPCYTFGKNAEAVGDSCLLCGIAYFVPFLNIFAAVSIRGKLRNQKGIDGSCLGDFFSIICCPLCSLVQEAQESQGFGPMSMVRE, encoded by the coding sequence ATGGGCGAATGGATGCATGGATTGTGTGGATGTTTTGACAATATCGGAATATGTATCGTTGCTTATTTCGTCCCGTGCTACACGTTTGGGAAAAACGCCGAAGCGGTTGGCGATAGTTGCTTACTGTGTGGAATCGCCTACTTCGTCCCCTTTCTGAATATTTTCGCCGCTGTTAGCATCAGAGGAAAACTTAGAAACCAGAAAGGGATAGATGGAAGCTGTCTGGGCGACTTTTTTTCCATCATCTGCTGTCCTCTGTGCTCGCTCGTTCAAGAGGCTCAGGAGTCCCAGGGATTTGGCCCCATGTCCATGGTGCGGGAATAA